From one Electrophorus electricus isolate fEleEle1 chromosome 20, fEleEle1.pri, whole genome shotgun sequence genomic stretch:
- the kaznb gene encoding kazrin, periplakin interacting protein b isoform X9, with product MKEMLNKDLEESQGGCSATALSAAELRVQLAEKEQELDRAKETLQAMKGDRKRLKSEKSDLVSQMQQLYTTLESREEQLRDFIRNYDQHRKESEDAVKVLAKEKDLLEREKWDLRRQTKEATEHANLLRSHIDMKENRIKELEAELTMAKQSLATLTKDVPKRHSVAVPAEPVVNGSQEWVMQAELPLTAAIRQSQQTLYYAHPADRQGALRISPCHSRQPSVLSDASVADGDRSSTPSDMNSPRHRTHSLCNSMEDLEDQKRKKKKEKLTLGSLSRVFARGKSQRKSLDPGLFDDSDSLSSLMQPSQSDGEEQLERLQQAELTRTRPMSLWKAGTVQAWLEVVMAMPMYIQACSENVKGGKVLLGLTDEDLELGLGVSTPLHRRKLRLAIEDYREAESGAGLSKAADMDHRWVCKTWLSDVGLPQYAQVFQTQLVDGRVLCSLTRQDLETDFSITNQFHVRSLLAGIQLLLLVGLDKEVLQARRAQCEHQDVDPVVWSNHRVIKWVRDIDLKEYADSLQNSGVHGAVMVLDPSFSAGSLAKTLEIPSNKHMIHRHLYEEMKVLLNPARSSQHQESNRKDGTPKQSPASTCRYAEEGNLRVRAAMSPLRFNPKIPGGRDLSFHGNCGSLPREERVKALPRSKGSPMHGFSSVEITNI from the exons ATGAAGGAGATGCTAAATAAGGACTTGGAGGAGTCGCAAGGAGGCTGTTCGGCTACTGCACTCTCTGCCGCGGAGCTCCGGGTGCAGCTCGCGGAGAAGGAGCAAGAACTTGACCGTGCCAAAGAGACTTTACAAG ctatGAAGGGTGACCGTAAGAGGTTAAAGTCTGAGAAGTCCGACCTGGTGAGCCAGATGCAGCAGCTGTACACCACACTGGAGAGCCGTGAGGAACAGCTTCGTGACTTCATCAGGAACTACGACCAGCACAGAAAG gagagcGAGGATGCGGTGAAGGTGCTGGCTAAGGAGAAAGACCTGCTGGAGCGAGAGAAGTGGGACCTCCGGCGCCAGACGAAAGAGGCCACGGAGCACGCCAACCTGCTGCGCTCTCACATAGACATGAAGGAGAACCGCATCAAAGAGCTGGAGGCTGAGCTGACGATG GCGAAGCAGTCTCTGGCCACTCTGACGAAGGATGTTCCGAAGCGTCACTCAGTTGCCGTGCCAGCGGAGCCCGTGGTGAACGGCAGTCAGGAGTGGGTGATGCAGGCAGAGCTCCCACTCACCGCTGCCATCAGACAGAGCCAGCAGACGCTGTACTACGCACACCCCGCAGACAGACagg GTGCATTGCGGATCAGTCCCTGCCACTCCCGccagccctctgtcctctcGGACGCCTCTGTTGCCGATGGCGACCGCTCATCCACGCCCAGCGACATGAACTCCCCCCGCCATCGGACCCACTCCCTCTGCAAT TCCATGGAGGACCTCGAGGACCAGAAGCgtaagaaaaagaaggagaagtTGACTTTGGGCTCGCTGTCTCGAGTGTTTGCCCGTGGCAAATCCCAGCGCAAGTCTCTGGACCCTGGTCTGTTTGATG ACTCTGACAGCCTCTCCAGCCTGATGCAGCCCAGCCAATCGGATGGCGAGGAGCAGCTGGAACGGCTGCAGCAGGCAGAGCTTACGCGTACCAGACCCATGTCTCTGTGGAAGGCGGGAACTGTTCAGGCCTGGCTCGAGGTTGTCATGGCAATGCCTATGTACATCCAAGCCTGCTCTGAGAATGTCAAGGGTGGAAAG GTCCTTCTGGGCCTGACGGACGAGGACCTGGAGCTGGGACTGGGTGTCAGCACTCCTCTGCACCGCAGAAAGCTCCGACTGGCCATCGAAGACTACCGGGAGGCAGAGAGCGGAGCAGg GTTGTCCAAGGCAGCCGACATGGACCATCGGTGGGTGTGTAAGACGTGGCTTAGCGACGTGGGCCTGCCACAGTACGCGCAGGTGTTTCAGACTCAGCTGGTGGACGGCAGAGTGCTGTGCTCGCTGACCCGCCAAGACCTGGAGACCGACTTCAGCATCACCAACCAGTTCCACGTCAGAAGCTTGTTAGCGGGTATCCAGCTCCTGCTGTTAGTGGGCTTGGACAAAGAG GTTTTGCAGGCCCGCCGGGCGCAATGTGAGCACCAGGACGTTGACCCCGTAGTGTGGAGCAATCATCGGGTCATTAAGTGGGTCAGGGACATCGATCTGAAG GAGTATGCCGACAGCCTGCAGAACAGCGGGGTCCACGGAGCCGTGATGGTCCTCGATCCATCCTTCAGTGCTGGGAGCTTGGCAAAGACCTTAGAGATCCCCAGCAACAAGCACATGATCCACCGGCACCTGTACGAGGAGATGAAGGTGTTGTTGAATCCAGCGCG GAGCAGTCAGCACCAGGAGTCCAACAGGAAAGACGGAACGCCAAAACAGTCACCTGCCTCCACCTGCCGCTACGCTGAAGAGGGGAACCTCAGAGTGAGAGCCGCCATG AGTCCCTTGAGGTTCAACCCCAAAATTCCTGGTGGGCGGGATCtgagtttccatggcaactgtGGATCCTTGCCCAGAGAGGAGCGAGTGAAGGCCCTTCCCAGGTCCAAAGGCAGCCCCATGCACGGCTTCTCGAGCGTAGAGATCACTAACATCTAG
- the tmem51b gene encoding transmembrane protein 51b, protein MCASRQPLCAGGRHRRSDSATREGTSLGSQYAFCALGVGLVALGVVMILWSVVPGDPARNGTASGNPVNEETKQKTSSVAFVLVGAGMAMLLLAMCLGIRNKRSSRATPSAAAGTQYAQGEAAEGEEPGPSYDVPSYEEAVTSGRYPIRQSNLRQSTSQLPSYEDLIAAVETEGAGPANGSGQTEPTPAPNPQPVRTGSRASRLLRPLRVRRIKSEKLHVKDIRLDIQSRGEGGRVVIEPLTPPPQYEDKVPEFPPEAV, encoded by the exons ATGTGTGCCAGCAGGCAGCCCCTGTGTGCGGGGGGCCGGCATCGTCGCTCAGACTCGGCTACCCGTGAAGGCACCAGCCTGGGCTCCCAGTATGCCTTCTGCGCTCTGGGTGTGGGCCTGGTGGCTCTGGGGGTCGTCATGATCCTCTGGAGCGTGGTGCCGGGAGACCCGGCCCGGAACGGGACGGCATCGGGGAACCCAGTCAACGAGGAGACCAAGCAGAAGACGTCGTCGGTGGCCTTTGTGCTGGTGGGGGCCGGTATGGCCATGCTGCTGTTGGCCATGTGTCTGGGGATCCGGAACAAACGCAGCAGCCGCGCCACGCCCAGTGCGGCTGCCGGAACCCAGTACGCTCAGGGAGAGGCAGCGGAAGG GGAGGAGCCGGGTCCCAGCTACGACGTCCCCAGCTACGAGGAGGCCGTGACCAGTGGCCGCTACCCCATCCGCCAGAGTAACCTGCGCCAGAGCACCTCCCAGCTCCCTTCCTATGAGGACCTGATCGCTGCCGTGGAGacagagggggcggggccagccaATGGGAGTGGCCAAACCGagcccacccctgcccccaACCCGCAGCCCGTGCGCACTGGCAGCCGGGCCAGCCGCCTGCTCAGGCCGCTGCGCGTGCGCCGGATCAAGTCGGAGAAGCTCCATGTCAAGGACATTCGGCTGGACATCCAGAGCCGTGGGGAGGGAGGCCGCGTGGTCATTGAGCCCCTGACTCCACCCCCCCAGTATGAGGATAAAGTGCCAGAGTTCCCTCCCGAAGCCGTCTGA
- the kaznb gene encoding kazrin, periplakin interacting protein b isoform X8: MLLRGEVAQLQEEVHLLRQMKEMLNKDLEESQGGCSATALSAAELRVQLAEKEQELDRAKETLQAMKGDRKRLKSEKSDLVSQMQQLYTTLESREEQLRDFIRNYDQHRKESEDAVKVLAKEKDLLEREKWDLRRQTKEATEHANLLRSHIDMKENRIKELEAELTMAKQSLATLTKDVPKRHSVAVPAEPVVNGSQEWVMQAELPLTAAIRQSQQTLYYAHPADRQGALRISPCHSRQPSVLSDASVADGDRSSTPSDMNSPRHRTHSLCNSMEDLEDQKRKKKKEKLTLGSLSRVFARGKSQRKSLDPGLFDDSDSLSSLMQPSQSDGEEQLERLQQAELTRTRPMSLWKAGTVQAWLEVVMAMPMYIQACSENVKGGKVLLGLTDEDLELGLGVSTPLHRRKLRLAIEDYREAESGAGLSKAADMDHRWVCKTWLSDVGLPQYAQVFQTQLVDGRVLCSLTRQDLETDFSITNQFHVRSLLAGIQLLLLVGLDKEVLQARRAQCEHQDVDPVVWSNHRVIKWVRDIDLKEYADSLQNSGVHGAVMVLDPSFSAGSLAKTLEIPSNKHMIHRHLYEEMKVLLNPARSSQHQESNRKDGTPKQSPASTCRYAEEGNLRVRAAMSPLRFNPKIPGGRDLSFHGNCGSLPREERVKALPRSKGSPMHGFSSVEITNI, encoded by the exons TGCTGTTGAGAGGAGAGGTGGCACAGCTCCAGGAGGAGGTGCACCTGCTCCGTCAGATGAAGGAGATGCTAAATAAGGACTTGGAGGAGTCGCAAGGAGGCTGTTCGGCTACTGCACTCTCTGCCGCGGAGCTCCGGGTGCAGCTCGCGGAGAAGGAGCAAGAACTTGACCGTGCCAAAGAGACTTTACAAG ctatGAAGGGTGACCGTAAGAGGTTAAAGTCTGAGAAGTCCGACCTGGTGAGCCAGATGCAGCAGCTGTACACCACACTGGAGAGCCGTGAGGAACAGCTTCGTGACTTCATCAGGAACTACGACCAGCACAGAAAG gagagcGAGGATGCGGTGAAGGTGCTGGCTAAGGAGAAAGACCTGCTGGAGCGAGAGAAGTGGGACCTCCGGCGCCAGACGAAAGAGGCCACGGAGCACGCCAACCTGCTGCGCTCTCACATAGACATGAAGGAGAACCGCATCAAAGAGCTGGAGGCTGAGCTGACGATG GCGAAGCAGTCTCTGGCCACTCTGACGAAGGATGTTCCGAAGCGTCACTCAGTTGCCGTGCCAGCGGAGCCCGTGGTGAACGGCAGTCAGGAGTGGGTGATGCAGGCAGAGCTCCCACTCACCGCTGCCATCAGACAGAGCCAGCAGACGCTGTACTACGCACACCCCGCAGACAGACagg GTGCATTGCGGATCAGTCCCTGCCACTCCCGccagccctctgtcctctcGGACGCCTCTGTTGCCGATGGCGACCGCTCATCCACGCCCAGCGACATGAACTCCCCCCGCCATCGGACCCACTCCCTCTGCAAT TCCATGGAGGACCTCGAGGACCAGAAGCgtaagaaaaagaaggagaagtTGACTTTGGGCTCGCTGTCTCGAGTGTTTGCCCGTGGCAAATCCCAGCGCAAGTCTCTGGACCCTGGTCTGTTTGATG ACTCTGACAGCCTCTCCAGCCTGATGCAGCCCAGCCAATCGGATGGCGAGGAGCAGCTGGAACGGCTGCAGCAGGCAGAGCTTACGCGTACCAGACCCATGTCTCTGTGGAAGGCGGGAACTGTTCAGGCCTGGCTCGAGGTTGTCATGGCAATGCCTATGTACATCCAAGCCTGCTCTGAGAATGTCAAGGGTGGAAAG GTCCTTCTGGGCCTGACGGACGAGGACCTGGAGCTGGGACTGGGTGTCAGCACTCCTCTGCACCGCAGAAAGCTCCGACTGGCCATCGAAGACTACCGGGAGGCAGAGAGCGGAGCAGg GTTGTCCAAGGCAGCCGACATGGACCATCGGTGGGTGTGTAAGACGTGGCTTAGCGACGTGGGCCTGCCACAGTACGCGCAGGTGTTTCAGACTCAGCTGGTGGACGGCAGAGTGCTGTGCTCGCTGACCCGCCAAGACCTGGAGACCGACTTCAGCATCACCAACCAGTTCCACGTCAGAAGCTTGTTAGCGGGTATCCAGCTCCTGCTGTTAGTGGGCTTGGACAAAGAG GTTTTGCAGGCCCGCCGGGCGCAATGTGAGCACCAGGACGTTGACCCCGTAGTGTGGAGCAATCATCGGGTCATTAAGTGGGTCAGGGACATCGATCTGAAG GAGTATGCCGACAGCCTGCAGAACAGCGGGGTCCACGGAGCCGTGATGGTCCTCGATCCATCCTTCAGTGCTGGGAGCTTGGCAAAGACCTTAGAGATCCCCAGCAACAAGCACATGATCCACCGGCACCTGTACGAGGAGATGAAGGTGTTGTTGAATCCAGCGCG GAGCAGTCAGCACCAGGAGTCCAACAGGAAAGACGGAACGCCAAAACAGTCACCTGCCTCCACCTGCCGCTACGCTGAAGAGGGGAACCTCAGAGTGAGAGCCGCCATG AGTCCCTTGAGGTTCAACCCCAAAATTCCTGGTGGGCGGGATCtgagtttccatggcaactgtGGATCCTTGCCCAGAGAGGAGCGAGTGAAGGCCCTTCCCAGGTCCAAAGGCAGCCCCATGCACGGCTTCTCGAGCGTAGAGATCACTAACATCTAG
- the kaznb gene encoding kazrin, periplakin interacting protein b isoform X7, whose product MCVSSHTLNLLLRGEVAQLQEEVHLLRQMKEMLNKDLEESQGGCSATALSAAELRVQLAEKEQELDRAKETLQAMKGDRKRLKSEKSDLVSQMQQLYTTLESREEQLRDFIRNYDQHRKESEDAVKVLAKEKDLLEREKWDLRRQTKEATEHANLLRSHIDMKENRIKELEAELTMAKQSLATLTKDVPKRHSVAVPAEPVVNGSQEWVMQAELPLTAAIRQSQQTLYYAHPADRQGALRISPCHSRQPSVLSDASVADGDRSSTPSDMNSPRHRTHSLCNSMEDLEDQKRKKKKEKLTLGSLSRVFARGKSQRKSLDPGLFDDSDSLSSLMQPSQSDGEEQLERLQQAELTRTRPMSLWKAGTVQAWLEVVMAMPMYIQACSENVKGGKVLLGLTDEDLELGLGVSTPLHRRKLRLAIEDYREAESGAGLSKAADMDHRWVCKTWLSDVGLPQYAQVFQTQLVDGRVLCSLTRQDLETDFSITNQFHVRSLLAGIQLLLLVGLDKEVLQARRAQCEHQDVDPVVWSNHRVIKWVRDIDLKEYADSLQNSGVHGAVMVLDPSFSAGSLAKTLEIPSNKHMIHRHLYEEMKVLLNPARSSQHQESNRKDGTPKQSPASTCRYAEEGNLRVRAAMSPLRFNPKIPGGRDLSFHGNCGSLPREERVKALPRSKGSPMHGFSSVEITNI is encoded by the exons ATGTGTGTTTCGTCTCATACACTCAACT TGCTGTTGAGAGGAGAGGTGGCACAGCTCCAGGAGGAGGTGCACCTGCTCCGTCAGATGAAGGAGATGCTAAATAAGGACTTGGAGGAGTCGCAAGGAGGCTGTTCGGCTACTGCACTCTCTGCCGCGGAGCTCCGGGTGCAGCTCGCGGAGAAGGAGCAAGAACTTGACCGTGCCAAAGAGACTTTACAAG ctatGAAGGGTGACCGTAAGAGGTTAAAGTCTGAGAAGTCCGACCTGGTGAGCCAGATGCAGCAGCTGTACACCACACTGGAGAGCCGTGAGGAACAGCTTCGTGACTTCATCAGGAACTACGACCAGCACAGAAAG gagagcGAGGATGCGGTGAAGGTGCTGGCTAAGGAGAAAGACCTGCTGGAGCGAGAGAAGTGGGACCTCCGGCGCCAGACGAAAGAGGCCACGGAGCACGCCAACCTGCTGCGCTCTCACATAGACATGAAGGAGAACCGCATCAAAGAGCTGGAGGCTGAGCTGACGATG GCGAAGCAGTCTCTGGCCACTCTGACGAAGGATGTTCCGAAGCGTCACTCAGTTGCCGTGCCAGCGGAGCCCGTGGTGAACGGCAGTCAGGAGTGGGTGATGCAGGCAGAGCTCCCACTCACCGCTGCCATCAGACAGAGCCAGCAGACGCTGTACTACGCACACCCCGCAGACAGACagg GTGCATTGCGGATCAGTCCCTGCCACTCCCGccagccctctgtcctctcGGACGCCTCTGTTGCCGATGGCGACCGCTCATCCACGCCCAGCGACATGAACTCCCCCCGCCATCGGACCCACTCCCTCTGCAAT TCCATGGAGGACCTCGAGGACCAGAAGCgtaagaaaaagaaggagaagtTGACTTTGGGCTCGCTGTCTCGAGTGTTTGCCCGTGGCAAATCCCAGCGCAAGTCTCTGGACCCTGGTCTGTTTGATG ACTCTGACAGCCTCTCCAGCCTGATGCAGCCCAGCCAATCGGATGGCGAGGAGCAGCTGGAACGGCTGCAGCAGGCAGAGCTTACGCGTACCAGACCCATGTCTCTGTGGAAGGCGGGAACTGTTCAGGCCTGGCTCGAGGTTGTCATGGCAATGCCTATGTACATCCAAGCCTGCTCTGAGAATGTCAAGGGTGGAAAG GTCCTTCTGGGCCTGACGGACGAGGACCTGGAGCTGGGACTGGGTGTCAGCACTCCTCTGCACCGCAGAAAGCTCCGACTGGCCATCGAAGACTACCGGGAGGCAGAGAGCGGAGCAGg GTTGTCCAAGGCAGCCGACATGGACCATCGGTGGGTGTGTAAGACGTGGCTTAGCGACGTGGGCCTGCCACAGTACGCGCAGGTGTTTCAGACTCAGCTGGTGGACGGCAGAGTGCTGTGCTCGCTGACCCGCCAAGACCTGGAGACCGACTTCAGCATCACCAACCAGTTCCACGTCAGAAGCTTGTTAGCGGGTATCCAGCTCCTGCTGTTAGTGGGCTTGGACAAAGAG GTTTTGCAGGCCCGCCGGGCGCAATGTGAGCACCAGGACGTTGACCCCGTAGTGTGGAGCAATCATCGGGTCATTAAGTGGGTCAGGGACATCGATCTGAAG GAGTATGCCGACAGCCTGCAGAACAGCGGGGTCCACGGAGCCGTGATGGTCCTCGATCCATCCTTCAGTGCTGGGAGCTTGGCAAAGACCTTAGAGATCCCCAGCAACAAGCACATGATCCACCGGCACCTGTACGAGGAGATGAAGGTGTTGTTGAATCCAGCGCG GAGCAGTCAGCACCAGGAGTCCAACAGGAAAGACGGAACGCCAAAACAGTCACCTGCCTCCACCTGCCGCTACGCTGAAGAGGGGAACCTCAGAGTGAGAGCCGCCATG AGTCCCTTGAGGTTCAACCCCAAAATTCCTGGTGGGCGGGATCtgagtttccatggcaactgtGGATCCTTGCCCAGAGAGGAGCGAGTGAAGGCCCTTCCCAGGTCCAAAGGCAGCCCCATGCACGGCTTCTCGAGCGTAGAGATCACTAACATCTAG
- the kaznb gene encoding kazrin, periplakin interacting protein b isoform X6, which translates to MRSDKEECKPVLLRGEVAQLQEEVHLLRQMKEMLNKDLEESQGGCSATALSAAELRVQLAEKEQELDRAKETLQAMKGDRKRLKSEKSDLVSQMQQLYTTLESREEQLRDFIRNYDQHRKESEDAVKVLAKEKDLLEREKWDLRRQTKEATEHANLLRSHIDMKENRIKELEAELTMAKQSLATLTKDVPKRHSVAVPAEPVVNGSQEWVMQAELPLTAAIRQSQQTLYYAHPADRQGALRISPCHSRQPSVLSDASVADGDRSSTPSDMNSPRHRTHSLCNSMEDLEDQKRKKKKEKLTLGSLSRVFARGKSQRKSLDPGLFDDSDSLSSLMQPSQSDGEEQLERLQQAELTRTRPMSLWKAGTVQAWLEVVMAMPMYIQACSENVKGGKVLLGLTDEDLELGLGVSTPLHRRKLRLAIEDYREAESGAGLSKAADMDHRWVCKTWLSDVGLPQYAQVFQTQLVDGRVLCSLTRQDLETDFSITNQFHVRSLLAGIQLLLLVGLDKEVLQARRAQCEHQDVDPVVWSNHRVIKWVRDIDLKEYADSLQNSGVHGAVMVLDPSFSAGSLAKTLEIPSNKHMIHRHLYEEMKVLLNPARSSQHQESNRKDGTPKQSPASTCRYAEEGNLRVRAAMSPLRFNPKIPGGRDLSFHGNCGSLPREERVKALPRSKGSPMHGFSSVEITNI; encoded by the exons TGCTGTTGAGAGGAGAGGTGGCACAGCTCCAGGAGGAGGTGCACCTGCTCCGTCAGATGAAGGAGATGCTAAATAAGGACTTGGAGGAGTCGCAAGGAGGCTGTTCGGCTACTGCACTCTCTGCCGCGGAGCTCCGGGTGCAGCTCGCGGAGAAGGAGCAAGAACTTGACCGTGCCAAAGAGACTTTACAAG ctatGAAGGGTGACCGTAAGAGGTTAAAGTCTGAGAAGTCCGACCTGGTGAGCCAGATGCAGCAGCTGTACACCACACTGGAGAGCCGTGAGGAACAGCTTCGTGACTTCATCAGGAACTACGACCAGCACAGAAAG gagagcGAGGATGCGGTGAAGGTGCTGGCTAAGGAGAAAGACCTGCTGGAGCGAGAGAAGTGGGACCTCCGGCGCCAGACGAAAGAGGCCACGGAGCACGCCAACCTGCTGCGCTCTCACATAGACATGAAGGAGAACCGCATCAAAGAGCTGGAGGCTGAGCTGACGATG GCGAAGCAGTCTCTGGCCACTCTGACGAAGGATGTTCCGAAGCGTCACTCAGTTGCCGTGCCAGCGGAGCCCGTGGTGAACGGCAGTCAGGAGTGGGTGATGCAGGCAGAGCTCCCACTCACCGCTGCCATCAGACAGAGCCAGCAGACGCTGTACTACGCACACCCCGCAGACAGACagg GTGCATTGCGGATCAGTCCCTGCCACTCCCGccagccctctgtcctctcGGACGCCTCTGTTGCCGATGGCGACCGCTCATCCACGCCCAGCGACATGAACTCCCCCCGCCATCGGACCCACTCCCTCTGCAAT TCCATGGAGGACCTCGAGGACCAGAAGCgtaagaaaaagaaggagaagtTGACTTTGGGCTCGCTGTCTCGAGTGTTTGCCCGTGGCAAATCCCAGCGCAAGTCTCTGGACCCTGGTCTGTTTGATG ACTCTGACAGCCTCTCCAGCCTGATGCAGCCCAGCCAATCGGATGGCGAGGAGCAGCTGGAACGGCTGCAGCAGGCAGAGCTTACGCGTACCAGACCCATGTCTCTGTGGAAGGCGGGAACTGTTCAGGCCTGGCTCGAGGTTGTCATGGCAATGCCTATGTACATCCAAGCCTGCTCTGAGAATGTCAAGGGTGGAAAG GTCCTTCTGGGCCTGACGGACGAGGACCTGGAGCTGGGACTGGGTGTCAGCACTCCTCTGCACCGCAGAAAGCTCCGACTGGCCATCGAAGACTACCGGGAGGCAGAGAGCGGAGCAGg GTTGTCCAAGGCAGCCGACATGGACCATCGGTGGGTGTGTAAGACGTGGCTTAGCGACGTGGGCCTGCCACAGTACGCGCAGGTGTTTCAGACTCAGCTGGTGGACGGCAGAGTGCTGTGCTCGCTGACCCGCCAAGACCTGGAGACCGACTTCAGCATCACCAACCAGTTCCACGTCAGAAGCTTGTTAGCGGGTATCCAGCTCCTGCTGTTAGTGGGCTTGGACAAAGAG GTTTTGCAGGCCCGCCGGGCGCAATGTGAGCACCAGGACGTTGACCCCGTAGTGTGGAGCAATCATCGGGTCATTAAGTGGGTCAGGGACATCGATCTGAAG GAGTATGCCGACAGCCTGCAGAACAGCGGGGTCCACGGAGCCGTGATGGTCCTCGATCCATCCTTCAGTGCTGGGAGCTTGGCAAAGACCTTAGAGATCCCCAGCAACAAGCACATGATCCACCGGCACCTGTACGAGGAGATGAAGGTGTTGTTGAATCCAGCGCG GAGCAGTCAGCACCAGGAGTCCAACAGGAAAGACGGAACGCCAAAACAGTCACCTGCCTCCACCTGCCGCTACGCTGAAGAGGGGAACCTCAGAGTGAGAGCCGCCATG AGTCCCTTGAGGTTCAACCCCAAAATTCCTGGTGGGCGGGATCtgagtttccatggcaactgtGGATCCTTGCCCAGAGAGGAGCGAGTGAAGGCCCTTCCCAGGTCCAAAGGCAGCCCCATGCACGGCTTCTCGAGCGTAGAGATCACTAACATCTAG